AGTCCTACTGCAGATGGATGCTCTGatagtccaggcaaggtgttcaactgcttcatgtcctctgcctctccagcagctatgccaaaagcccacctgagtccctttgggtctttgtagTAGCCATTctggaggaagtctatgcccagaatacacGGGGCCTctgggccggtcacaatgggatgtttctgccactccttcccagtcaggctcacctcggCTCCCAACAGGGTCAATTGCTGTGATCGATCCCCCCGTCAGCCCGGCAATGGAAACaggttctgcccccacatgtccccatggTATCAGGGCACACTGCGCACCAGTATCAGCTAaggtttcatatttctgtggctctgatgtgccaggccatcggatccacgCTGACCAGAGATCCGGTTTTCCcgtgcctctccctggctcgaggcagggcccctctagcCCTGGttcccatttcttccctggGCATACATACTAGAGGCTCCTTCAAGGGGATCTGACAGATCATACCCGGCAGCTCGGTCACGGGAGGCTGAGGCTGCCTTCACCTTAGTGGAATTCTCTCAGTTAGTGTTTCCCTGCTTGCGTAGACACAGCcatgctgccaggacagaagtgaGCTGATGAACTTTGGACCTGATTAGCATAAAAGATTTGATAGTCAGAATGCCTTGGCAAGAACAAACAGAGCTTTGAAGACTGCAAGAAGACTGAATCAAGAAAGAAGATTGAATCAACTTCTATGAGCAAGAGATGTTGCAAATTGGATAAGTTTGTTTATGTGTTGATTCACCCaatcattgtaaaaaaaaaattactagtcTTCCTAGAATTGTGTATAAGCATGTGTAGTCCATGTGGAAAACatgttcactctcctgtgaaaatgtaaaaagtttaataaaggacaatgggagacaaggaccacagagcaaaggttATTTATGGCCAGGTGCatcttggcactcagccaagagcacccTGTTACCTTCGGGGATCtcccttaaataccttttccctcaCATCAGCCTGTTGCCTATTCACAGCCCCTTATGCATATCCATAAcctagtttacattttccaggaactattttacatggcCCCTCCTTGGGTCCCCCTTTTCAGAGCATGCGTGTTTCCTGGCTGGAgtttggctccttctctttatcacttccagttcGGGCCTTGGTCCACACTGCCTTCAGATGGTGAGTGCTGATCGTTGGCAGatctgtagcaggtgtcctcatcctgtgttcattggatgttatcccatccaagcaggcattttaacacaagcagaCTTCTGTCAGCTATtgcactactatgtctaagcttaattaacaacaaaattagaaactttATCTTTGGAACAAAGTTACTTGAacatcacacatataaaatccactTTGATGTTtgcaaaagccaatattataatacGTAGCTATAACACTGCtctcctgcaaggaaaggctgacaCAGCTCGGCTTCTTCAGCCTGGGCAAGAGACTTAGACTTGATccaactgtggccttccaggacctgagggcaacctacaagaaagctggacagGGGCTTTGTAGGAGGGCAggcaaggacaggacaagggagaatggatcCAAATGGAAAGAGAGTCGGTTTAGGTGAGGGATTCAGAAAAAAGACTctcctggaacaggttgcccagagaaggtgtggctgTCCCGTCCCTgacagtgctcaaggccaggctgcacgGAGCTCTAGACAAGCCGGGCTAGTGCAAGGggtgcccagccacagcaggggggttgcagccgtgtgatttttcagatcccttccaagccaaaccatgccacgactccatgattctgggatacttcccctcctcatcctctggcagaaaaagaaacttggCCCCAAGTTCCACATTGCAGACCATGTCCTTTGGCAGCCTGCAACTGTCTCAACAGAGGATGAAAAGAGATGAATTTAATGACACGATTTCCCTTTTctacatgaaaattaaatgctgcacTCCTGTCCAAAAACTGTCGGAAACTGTCAGAAAAGGCAATTCTTCCCCATGAAATGCTACAcctcagccaaagaagaaagaagccaCAAGCCAGCACTCTTCTTTATTGCTAgattgtttgatttggttacTTCTCTAATAGGAATTCCTTGGgggtttcatttgtttgtttctctctttcgTTCCGCGGGGCGCGCGGCGGCTCCTCCGTTGGGTTCGCGGAGGCAACGGAGGAACGTTCGCGAGCTGCGGCggttcctcagcagcagcagcagcagcagcagcagcagcagcagcagcagcgcttcTCTCGATCGGTTTTCCGCTCGACTTTCCACtcgctccccatccccttctccctctcacacTCACTCCgctcccgtcccgtcccgtcccgtctGTGTCCCgcctctcccagcccggctgATGCCGCGTCCCGCAAGGCGCCCCTCGGCGGGGTCGCCCCGTGCCCGCCCCTGCCCGTCCCGCCGCGGAGCCGCCTCCGCCGGGCTCTCTCCGTACTGGCTGTGGCGCCGCTGGAAGTGCCGCTCGCTCTGGTGCTGGCGGAGCAGCGCGGTCTTTTGGCTCCGCCTGGCGCGGGCTctggcccggccccggccgagGCCCCGGCCCCGAACGAAGCTCCTGCCGCGGTTccgcccgcagccgccccgctgccgccccgcgcccgccccgtcGCCGACAGCGTCGCCGGCGGCTTCCCCGCTCCGAGCTCCGCCGCTCGTCAGCTcggccgccggccccgagccgccgcAGCCCGGGGCGGCTCGGCAAGCAGCAGCGCGCCGGGCGCTCGGCTTGGCGGGGCAGAAGAGCGGGAGCGCGGTGCCGCCCGCACGGGCGGAGAAgcctcccctggagcagctctacCGGGAGGGCCCGCTGCTGGGGAGCGGCGGCTGCGGCAGCGTTTACTCCGGGACCCGGCTCGCCGACGGCGCCCCGGTAAGAGACGGGGCCGGagcggagggggcggcgggcggcgggcagcGAGCTCAGCCCGGCGCTCGCCTTGGCTTGCAGGTGGCCATCAAGCGAGTGTGCCGCGATCGCATCCCGGAGTGGGCGCGGCTGGTGAgtgagcggggccagcgggagAAGGCGGCGGGGCGTGCCGGGCGGGGCTAAGGCGAGGCCCGGCAGGGTGGCAGCCGGAAGGCTGCGAGGGGAGCGAGCGGCGAGTGAGCGGGGCCCGCGCAGCGTCCCGGGCCGGGCAAtggcgagcggcggcggggccgggcagggggtgGCCAAGGCGCGGCGCAGCATCGGCCCCGCTGAGGGCATCGCGGTCCCCCCGCAGCACAACGGCGCCCTggtgcccctggagctggcGCTGCTGTGGATGGTGTCGTGCCCTGGCTTCCGCGGCGTCGTGCGGCTCCTGGACTGGTTCGAGCTGCCCGACGGCTTCGCGCTGGTCATGGAGCGTCCGCAGCGCTGTCAGGACCTCTGGGACTTCCTGCACGAGCGGGGGTTCCTGACGGAGCCCGTGGCGCGGGGGCTGTtccgccaggtgctggaggccgtgcggCACTGCACCAGCCGCGGCGTCCTGCACCGCGACATCAAGGCCGAGAACGTCCTCGTCGACCTGGCCACGGGCGAGGCGAAGCTCATCGACTTCGGCTGCGGCACGATCCTCCAGGACACGTTCTACACCCGGATGTCAGGTGAGCCCAAAGCCGGGGCCCAGCCGGGCAGAGGAGGTTCCCCCCTTggctggcagagggggaagagggagacagggaggggagggtgcAGAATCCTCCTTCAGCCGGCTGCAGCCAAGTTGCTTTTcggcggggcaggggctggctgttGTGGAACGGGGgcgggctgggagggagggaggaagggagggagcagcatcGGCCTGATGAGCTGTGCCTGTGACCCATAGGAACGCCGGAGTACAGCCCACCGGAGTGGATCCTCTTTGGCTGCTACCATGGCCAGCCAGCCaccatctggtccctgggcatcctgctcTATCACCTGATCTGCGGGCACCTTCCTTTCCACACAAACGAGGACATCGTCCGGGGCCAGCTCTTCTTCCCGCCCCGGGTGTCTCAAGGTGGGGCTGCGCCTTCAAGGCTCAGGAGgaggaatggggctgggagggggcagctggcaCATCAGCATCCTGCTCTTGCAGCTAGTGAGGCGGTTGATCTCCTGGGCttagctggaggaggtggcacgtgtgcctctgtgctgctctcctccgGAAGGGAGGATCCATGGGAAGcttttggctgcagctctgagcactcctAGTGTGGCCTGGGCACTGTGGAATGTGGGAGAGCATGGACAGGAGCCTTGTCCCGCTGAGCGTCggtttctggtttctctctgcagagtgcCAGCACCTCATCAGGTGGTGTTTATCCATGGACCCCGCAGACAGGCCATCACTGGAAGACCTTTTTGAGCAttcttggctgcaggagccctgcctggcccaggagacagcagagacCCATCCCTCTGCTCAGTAGGATCCAGGGGCCCAGCAAGTACCAGCTGCATGCGTCTGGTGGCACTCCAAGAAAACCCCAGAGCGTTTCCCTGCGGCCGCAGCACGGAGGAGAGAGCGCAGCCGAGGAGATGCTTCCGCTGGTCCCCGGCGAGTTGTGGAGGGAGCGGCTCAGTGCTCCCCGTGCCACTGGAGAAGTGGTGGCAGTGCGGTGAAGGTGCCACGGACTGGAACAGGGGAAacatccccctgcagctcaATGACATCGGGATGTCCCCGCAAGCCGAGGCACAGCTGGCGTGTTCTTCTGGAGCACCACGTGGAGCTGGGAacaccatcctggagctggccgCTGGCGGGGCAAAGCCGAGCGGCTTTGGCTGCGGCCCCTTCCTGGAGGACACGCTCTGCGCCCCGATGAAATCAAGATGAGTCCCCAGCCGGCGCAGGGGCGGGGGGATGCTCGTGCTtccaggcatggcagggctCGGCCTGGCCACGCGCCGCAGGTTCCCCGCTCGGCGGCGCtggggaatattaatttttcccctGGCTGCCGAGCTGCTTTttggtgggacaggggacagatgttgtggaaggggagcaggctcctggccttgctgacagcttctgccagccagcctggcacgggctggggcgggggcagccagcctgacaaaacatccatccatgtggatggtggcagcagagggggaCGGGTTCCGAAGCCGTGCCCCAGCTGGTCTGCTTTGCAGGCCCTCGAGGAAGGGGTGCGTTTACGGGTgggaaaggtggggtttttccccacccGTGGACAGGTTTCATTCTCGCATGGAGTGGTCAGACCCTCCTCAGGCCCGTGAAACGGTGACAGGCTGTGtaggtttttcttgtttccagaTCTTGCTTTGAATTGACTTCCATGcaattgttctttgttttcccaGGAAGATTACACCTGGTGCCCGGACCGGACGGGGAAGCGCCTGCACCGTCCGTGGAGCACATCCAGGGCCAGCGCTACCCCAGGGGCCACGGCCTGCAGGGACATCCCCTTCAAGAAGGACGAGGACCTCGTGTGGGATCggctcctctcctggcagcaggtctGCAGAGGTGGGTACCCGgctccacagctgggctggcagaagggCTTCGGGCAGAGGGCAGCGGGCACACGGGCATCCcgcccttgcagctgctgaggaggctgctgtgctgtgctgaagcgGAGGAGGTGGAACGTGGCCTGCCACGCTGCCCTTCTCTCGAAACAGAGAATGGCTCGGGAGgtttgggctctgagcacagccagcagcctggcccgggcacaggccatggcaggacagggcacaggagccTTCTGTGACTGACCGTGGCTCTCTGGTTTCTCTccgcaggctgccagcacctcatgCCATGGAAATGGCTCCGCTcggcctgccaggctgggagggctggagggcgGCGGGTGTTCATTTGCTGTCAGAAAGGAATCgttctatttttttgtcatcatcatgatcagagcatttctttcatccttttccaagcttttggcctcccttcctccagggtaatctttttgtgtccttcctcagccactTGATGGCATTTGGCAGGGGGGGTTAAGCAATGTGAAAAGTTCAACAACAGCTCCTGTTGccaactgcagcagccccttcaaGAGCCCTGAGCTTCCAGCGAGGTCCACGTGTGCCTTGCCAAAGGGAGTGGTTTGCAGCGATGGCGTTGTCGccctgctgcaaaagctgggaGGAAGTCAGAAGTGGCAAAATGCCAATTTGGCTCAACCCCTGCCCAGGTTCTgcatctttcccctctgctcggtgacaggcaggcagggctggactcCAGCAAGGTTCAAGTTCTTGGTGCTCCCTGGCATCGAGGGGATCAAGTAAACTCTTGTATGCAGTGGCTGCAATAGGgctactgaagggaaaaaggagatgtcGTGAGGTGGGGAATCCTTCTTGTCTCCTTTGTCTCCCCaggagccccttggaaagggaaatgcccACACGGGTTTATCTgactccttcccagccagcctttccctcagtCCCGGCTCTCATTTGCTCTGCAGGCTTCACCAGCTCgctcagctcagaggagctctcAGAGGAGAAAACGCTGCCTGGCGTGGGGCTGGCTGATCCCTGTCTCATCTTGATTCCATTTCCGTGCTCCCTCCCCCATCCAAGAGAGCGAAGGATCCCGCACAACCTGTCACAATCCAATCTTGTGGGGTGTTTGTGATGGTTTGTtaaccgatcccaaaagtgcaaaactgCAAATGGCAAGGGACCATCACTtgaatcacaacaaatgcatctttatttaggtaccaacagcaaatgcaatagaagggacagaaaagggaaatagagagaaaagagaggaaggggaataGAGCTACCACCGTCGAGATGAGATCCTCGATGGTCCAGCCATCATTCACTATctcaaataactgaaaaaagcactggaaaagaatttgtttttttaaaattaagtttaaaaaaaagggaaggaattccataaagaaaaccaaagagtataaatacagtaatttaaacttcTCAAAGCCCTTTGCTAATGGAGCCCTGAAGCCCAGTCACGTGCAGTGTGGCCTCGGCAGTGCCTTTGAGCCCAGAACTGCCAAGGGACAGGGCCGGGATGAGCCTTCACCCAAAACAGGCTCCAAGACTGAGTGGGAATCAATCCAGAACAGGGctcacacaaagagcaaagcctCAAGGCCAAAGCCAAACCTTCATCAGGTTGGATTTGTTTGAACACTGAACTTCAGCAAATTTGCTTGTCTGGTAACATCAGTGTCACCATGAAACTTTACATGAGCTACTAAATAAGCactgtcctgtcctgagctgtgtggCCCAAATACTGTTGAGAacttgctctgcctctgccctgtgcccccggggctgctcttggcctggcagcctcagtgggagccagcactggctgcagccccagcgggccccccaggacaaggcccagcaatgaagaggccaatgaaagcactgggcagcagcagagccctcagcagagttctttggACAACCACAGACTGGCCACAGCTCCACTGCAGCCTCATTGGGAATCTTCCCTTACTGTCAGCAGCATTTAAAGATGTTGGAGGGTAGAGATCAGCCACAacttactgtttcttttccttccactaCTGGAACCCCACATAGCACAGGACCATAGAAATGGCACAGTGAACAGTGTCACTACCGTGCTTATCATGCAGGACCTGCGCACATCCTGGGGGCAGACAATTCTTGGGGTGCTCAAAGGATTCCTGGCATTTATGTGTGACTTGCCAAGCTCTTCTGTGGGAGCAAAAGGGAGCGTGAGcccgtgctgtgctgcactgccgAGCTGGCAGCACGGTGGACACGGCCAGGACgttctctgtttcccccagagctggggcctgcaggccccttgccgccccttggcacaggctgtgccacccaacaaagcccagcaggccgggaggagagcccggggccagcgcagctgcttgggcagtcGCTGCTTCGAGGGACACGggccaaacccatccctgagcagcccagaACAGGAGCAcaggatggagagcagggaggacaaATCCCCGCGGCAGAACCTCGTGGAAGAGGCCGTTTTGAGCGGCTCCACGGTGCAGGAACCCAACGGGGGGGAAAAGCCCTGGAGATGCCACacgaggaggggctgcaaaaACAGATCACGGggatctgaggaggaaagaacCACCCTGGGCTAGGGAGGCGGCCGGAAATCGAGCCAGAGCTCGGAGCTGGTGGtccatgagcagctccaggatggggagAAGCCCCACAAGTGCTcagagtgtgggaagagcttcaggtacagctcccagctgatcgtgcaccagaggatccacaaTGAGGAGAGGCCCTGcaagtgtggggagtgtgggacgagcttcagccagagctccaaCCTGGTCAGCCACCAGtagatccacactggggaacggccctacaaGTGTTCcaagtgtgggaagaggtttcagaccagCTCCGATCTCCTCAAGCACTATCGGgttcacacagaggagaggcccttctgctgccctgactgcGGGAAGGGATTCAGGAGGAACTCCCACCTCATCACCCGCTCTCCTCtccggggagaggccctacgagtgtccccagtgtgggaagagcttctcacaGAGCTCTACCTGGGCCCAACACCAACGGAGGCACCGGTAAGGGAAGCCCTGTGAGTGCCCCGAGTGTGAGAAGAGCAAAACTCCATCCCCCACTACAGGACCCacactgggcacagccctggtcACCCACATTCCCTGTCATCCATGTTGGGAACACAGctggctgcttttccttttgtgttcaccttaatttttttctcttctccatccctctgcacTCCAAAAGCCAAGAGGGATCCATCTTTCACCTCAAAACCACTCACATGCTACTGAAAACAACTGTATTTTAAGCCATAAAACACAATCCCACCTCAAATTGTTTGTTCCCACCTCAAAAACCTCTATCCCTTGCCAAACTCTCTCGATTCCAGAGCCTCCAGAGTGAGATGGGgttgggaggagctgggagaagtgGGATCTCAGTTtggaggggtgggatggggattcTGTGGGGCTGCGTGGCTGGGATCTATTTGATAGCAAATAAAACCTTCAGACTTACTGATTTCTTTGCCGTTCATTTTCAGTCCGTGGCAGTTCTGTCTGCAGAGCGCCGCCTCACAGAGCGTCCCCTCACAGTTCCCGGCCTTGGCCTGGCCccgcccctttcccctcacggtTCCCGCCCTTTCCTcgccccctttcccctcacggtTCCCGCCCTTTCCTcgccccctttcccctcacggtTCGGCCTTCGGGAACGGGGCaggtggaggagggagggaggaagaggcgcAGCGGCAGCGAGGAGCAGacggagaagagcagagaaggaatCGCGGGGCCCTGGCGCTGCCTGAAGTcgccgcagccccgggagcaTCGCCCCCCATCCCGCAGGtgcccggggagggggagctcAGCCCAAATATGCCGGGGGGttcctgggtttggggttttttggggggatgtttggagctggcagggctccaAAGCCGAGCCGCAGATGGCCCTCGGGGGAACatcgggggtcccggggcccGGAGTGGCTGCTCCCAGTATGAGCCCAGTCACTGCCAGTATGAGCTCAGTCCCTCCCAGTCATTTCCTATGGTGATGCAATTTCCTTCCAGCAAGATCCCGTTtgctcccagttcctcccactTTCATCCAGTGTGTTCTCAGTTCTCCCAGTTGCCCCTGGCATCATCCTAGTCACTCCCAGTATGGTCCCAGTATAATCCCAGTTACTTTCAGTCACTCCCAGTATGGTCCCAGCTACCTCCAGCATGGTTCCAGTTGCTTCCTAGATCTATCCAGTCAGTCCCAGTATgctcccagttgctcccagtcaCCCCCAGTATGGGGGATGATGTGCAGGGTGTGTTCCCAGTTGCTCTCAGATACTGCCAGTATGAgtccagtcactcccagtataATCCAAATATGGGCCCAGTGTGCTCCCAGTCACTGCCAGGATGAACCAGTTGTGCTCCACATGGTTCCAGTTGCTCTCTTTCACCCTCACTTTCATTCCAGTCACTACCAGTATTTCCCAGTGTACCCCAGTTCCCTCCAGCATGTTCCCAGTTCACAATCAGTTCCTTCCTGTATGATCCCATTTGCTGACAACCACTCCCAGTCAGCCTCAGTGTAGTTGCACTCACTGCCAGTGTGATCCCAGTCACTTCCAGCAtgatcccagttcatcccactATAAACCCAGGTGTTTCCAATCACCCCCAGCATGCAGCCAGTCACTCCCAGTTCCACCCAGTTGCTCCCAGTTACTCCTACCATGATCCCAGTtgctcacagctgctcccagtaACCCTCAGCAtaatcccagtcactcccagtgtATCCCATTTGCCCGTAGCATGGTCTCAGTTGCCCCCTGCAGGCTGCTACTCACTCCCAGTATGTTCCACGTATGTTCCCAGTATGAGCCCAGTCTCAGCCCAGTCTCCATCAGTGCGATCCCAGTCTGCCCTGGCACGGCAGTGTGATCCCAGTCTGGTGTCAGTACAAAGCCAGCAcagtcccagtccctcccagtgctgccactcctggcatcccccagccctctgTGCGTTCCCCCCTCCCGGCTGTCCCGAGAGGAGccccaagggctggcagtgcccaggcagggtcccCAGCAAGGCCCAGTTGGGATGTGCAgcccccagttttcccagtttgCCTCTCCTTTTGCCCGGGCCGGGTTCCCCCCTGGAACAGCGGGTGGGAGCAGCCGAGAGCCCCGCGCTGCCCATCCCGACCTGGcccggctccatccccgctcctgCCGCGGGCTGCGAGGGCTGCGGGAACGGGACACCGAGGGTGTCGCTGctcctgggggaggaggaggagggagggaagggcagggatggaggaggagaaggaggtgggcttagggaggaggagggagggtggaaataggagaaggaggtggggtAATGGACAAGGAGGAGGGGGGATCGAAGAGGAGGGATGGAAGGGGATGGATGGAAGATGAGAAGGAGGTGGGGTTAGGGAGGAGGAGGGCGGGGACGGAAGAGGAGGAGcggcaggaagaggagggacaaaGGCGGATCAAGGACAGCAGGCGGGTTCACGCGGTCGAGCCGTCCCTGGATTCGCAGCCCCCACGTGTGGGATCATCGCCCCCCATCCCGCAGGTgagcggggagggggagctcgGGCCAGATAtcctggggggtccctgggttgggttttttggggggatgtttGAAGAATGAAGAACTGCCATGCTGAGCAGAAAAGGCCCcttggggggacattgggggtcCCGGTGGCGGCTGCcggcagaggcagcctggaggagcagagccctgtgtcccccaggagcccaaagtggggagcccagagaggggggagcgccgccaTGGGCGGCACCCTcaagagcctggagaggggcaggggggactCCTTGGAGCCgctgcagcccaaagcagagaagaaggggagaagggagccCGGGAGCCCAAAAAGCCCCGGCAGCCCTAAATGGGGAGAGCCAAGAGGGGGGAGCTTTTGGCATTGCTGGgactcccagcagcctggggagggcgGGCACCGAGGAGAAGGGGGACCCCCAATCCAAGCGtgacccccagcagctgggacaggggggaAGCCCGAACAGCaaaggggagggagcagggacgGGGAGCTCCTGGGAGGCTTTTTCAGGGCTGAATCTTggtgtttgggaggtttttatAGAGCCCAGGTGGCCGGGGACTTCTGGAGATGGACTTGGGCAGAGGGACCTTCAAAGTCAACATGCTCATCCCttgttttccccaaaccaggatttcccattcccagcccctgggaggCTGCGAGCAAGAGGAAGaccctctccttgtccttcctctcccagagcaggagctgaggatggagagcagggaggacaaATCCCCATGGCAGAACCTCGTGGAAGAGGCCGTTTTGAGCGGCTCCATGGCACAGGAACCCAACGGGGAGGAAAAGCCCCGGAGATGCTGCacgaggaggggctgcaaacgCAGATCACGGggatctgaggaggaaagacccaccctgggctgggggaggcgGCCGGAGATCAAaccagagctcagagctggtggtccatgagcagctccaggatggggagaagccccacaagtgcttggagtgtgggaagagcttcaggtaCAGCTCCCAGCTGATCGTGCACCagaggacccacactggggagaggccctacgagtgttcTGAGTGTGGGAAGGGGTTTAAGACCAGCTCCGATCTCCTCCTGCACTACCGGagtcacacagaggagaggcccttctgctgccccgACTGTGGGAAGGGATTCAAGCAGAAGTCAAACCTCGTCAGTCACCagaggacccacactggggagaggccctacgagtgtgaGAAGTGTGGAAAGAGATTcaccctgagctccagcctgatccagcaccaggtgcgccacactggggagaggccctacgagtgttccaagtgtgggaagaggtttaAGACCAGCTCCGATCTCCTCAAGCACTATCGGGTTCACACggaggagaggcccttctgctgccctgactgtGGGAAGGGATTCAGGCAGAAGTCCCACCTCATCACCCACCAgcgcatccacactggggagaggccctacgagtgtccccagtgtgggaagagcttctcacaGAGCTCTACCTTGACCCAACACCAACGGAGGCACCGGTGAGGGAAGCCCTGTGAGTGCCCCGAGTGCGGGAAGAGCTTcatgtgctgctccagctccatcccccactGCAGGACCCAGGttgggcagagccctg
The sequence above is a segment of the Vidua chalybeata isolate OUT-0048 unplaced genomic scaffold, bVidCha1 merged haplotype W_reject_31, whole genome shotgun sequence genome. Coding sequences within it:
- the LOC128783215 gene encoding serine/threonine-protein kinase pim-1-like, whose protein sequence is MPRPARRPSAGSPRARPCPSRRGAASAGLSPYWLWRRWKCRSLWCWRSSAVFWLRLARALARPRPRPRPRTKLLPRFRPQPPRCRPAPAPSPTASPAASPLRAPPLVSSAAGPEPPQPGAARQAAARRALGLAGQKSGSAVPPARAEKPPLEQLYREGPLLGSGGCGSVYSGTRLADGAPVAIKRVCRDRIPEWARLHNGALVPLELALLWMVSCPGFRGVVRLLDWFELPDGFALVMERPQRCQDLWDFLHERGFLTEPVARGLFRQVLEAVRHCTSRGVLHRDIKAENVLVDLATGEAKLIDFGCGTILQDTFYTRMSGTPEYSPPEWILFGCYHGQPATIWSLGILLYHLICGHLPFHTNEDIVRGQLFFPPRVSQECQHLIRWCLSMDPADRPSLEDLFEHSWLQEPCLAQETAETHPSAQ
- the LOC128783210 gene encoding zinc finger protein 239-like, producing MEWSDPPQARETVTGCEDYTWCPDRTGKRLHRPWSTSRASATPGATACRDIPFKKDEDLVWDRLLSWQQVCRAAPWHRNPTGRKSPGDAARGGAANADHGDLRRKDPPWAGGGGRRSNQSSELVVHEQLQDGEKPHKCLECGKSFRYSSQLIVHQRTHTGERPYECSECGKGFKTSSDLLLHYRSHTEERPFCCPDCGKGFKQKSNLVSHQRTHTGERPYECEKCGKRFTLSSSLIQHQVRHTGERPYECSKCGKRFKTSSDLLKHYRVHTEERPFCCPDCGKGFRQKSHLITHQRIHTGERPYECPQCGKSFSQSSTLTQHQRRHR